From the genome of Nocardia sp. NBC_01503, one region includes:
- a CDS encoding type III PLP-dependent enzyme translates to MRANYRALHSALPTARIRFAVKASPLPEIIRLLDTEGAEFDVASVGEIELCLAQGVDPAVMCYGNPIKKASHIAAAFAAGVRRFAFDTEDDLERIAAHAPGSEVECRFLASAPQSQTPFGTKFGCAPGEAAQLLVRAHDLGLKVGGPYFHVGSQQLDPIAWQIGIEQAGAIAETLAVKDIPVSVVNIGGGLPISYADAAPGVDELGAVITAAAARHLPEHATLIVEPGRALVGNTGVIHAEVVNVRQAPDGRRWIYLDIGRYNGMAETENEYIAYRFQTDRDGDPVAEAVVAGPTCDGDDVLYQRTRILLPTTLRAGDSVRILETGAYTASYSSVSFNGFPPLTVHVTGAERE, encoded by the coding sequence GTGCGTGCCAACTACCGCGCCCTGCACTCCGCGCTACCCACCGCGCGAATTCGCTTCGCCGTCAAGGCGAGTCCCCTACCGGAGATCATCCGGCTACTCGATACCGAAGGCGCCGAGTTCGACGTCGCCAGTGTCGGTGAGATCGAGCTCTGCCTGGCGCAGGGGGTTGATCCGGCCGTCATGTGCTACGGCAACCCGATCAAGAAGGCGAGCCATATCGCCGCCGCGTTCGCCGCGGGTGTGCGCCGCTTCGCCTTCGATACCGAGGATGATCTCGAGCGGATCGCCGCGCATGCGCCCGGCTCCGAGGTCGAGTGCCGATTCCTCGCCTCGGCCCCGCAGTCGCAGACCCCGTTCGGCACCAAGTTCGGTTGCGCCCCGGGCGAAGCGGCGCAGTTGCTGGTGCGCGCGCACGATCTGGGGTTGAAGGTCGGCGGACCGTATTTCCATGTGGGTTCGCAGCAGCTGGATCCGATCGCATGGCAGATCGGTATCGAACAGGCCGGTGCCATCGCGGAAACGTTGGCGGTCAAGGACATTCCCGTATCGGTGGTGAATATCGGTGGGGGACTGCCGATTTCGTACGCCGACGCGGCTCCCGGCGTGGACGAGCTGGGCGCGGTGATCACCGCGGCCGCCGCCCGCCATCTCCCGGAACACGCCACCCTGATCGTGGAACCCGGTCGCGCCCTTGTGGGTAACACCGGAGTGATCCACGCCGAGGTGGTGAATGTTCGCCAGGCGCCGGACGGGCGGCGCTGGATATACCTCGATATCGGCCGCTACAACGGCATGGCCGAGACCGAGAACGAGTACATCGCATACCGTTTCCAGACCGATCGCGATGGCGATCCGGTGGCCGAGGCGGTCGTCGCTGGTCCGACCTGCGATGGCGACGATGTACTCTATCAGCGCACGCGGATCCTTCTTCCGACCACGTTGCGAGCCGGTGATTCAGTTCGAATCCTCGAGACCGGCGCCTATACGGCGAGCTATTCGTCGGTGTCCTTCAACGGTTTTCCGCCTTTGACTGTTCATGTCACTGGCGCTGAGCGAGAGTGA
- the speD gene encoding adenosylmethionine decarboxylase, producing the protein MTAEFTGWHVLAEFGGVDAALCDDLERLEAALRKSLVAAGVTICDVVRKQFEPQGVTILALLAESHASIHTYPESGDIFVDVFTCGSIGAGATKAVELLQQELAPGTVNMEVIQRGHASRRIHEPVGDGLTRVWNMSEVVVDTNTPFQHMVIAKTEQGLSLFSDDDRQSTEFSQLTYHEAMLVPGYALAEKLDKVLIIGSGEGVASQMSAAAGASLVDHVDIDQLEVELCAKHLPYGYSEADLAEAVAQTGPIKMHYADGWDFLAKAEAAGVRYDMICIDLPDERVEDAQHNRLYEDDFLNRCKAILSEGGVLAAQAGCQTMWRNETLKRSWTRFHNLFETVVPYVSDEHEWTFIFGTPKAIEDPVAKMTATLSTLPYKAETIDERAIVRGAIEPHALRVGATVG; encoded by the coding sequence ATGACGGCAGAATTCACCGGCTGGCATGTGCTGGCCGAGTTCGGTGGTGTCGACGCGGCCCTCTGCGACGACCTCGAACGACTCGAAGCCGCACTTCGAAAATCGTTGGTCGCCGCGGGGGTGACCATCTGTGATGTCGTGCGCAAGCAGTTCGAGCCGCAGGGTGTCACCATCCTGGCTCTACTGGCCGAGTCACACGCCTCCATCCACACCTACCCGGAATCCGGAGACATCTTCGTCGACGTATTCACCTGCGGCAGTATCGGCGCCGGCGCCACCAAGGCCGTCGAGCTGCTGCAGCAGGAGCTCGCGCCGGGGACCGTCAATATGGAGGTCATCCAGCGCGGGCATGCCTCGCGACGGATCCACGAGCCGGTCGGCGACGGTCTGACCCGGGTGTGGAACATGTCCGAGGTCGTGGTGGACACCAACACCCCGTTCCAGCACATGGTGATCGCCAAGACCGAGCAGGGGCTGTCGCTGTTCTCCGACGACGATCGCCAGTCCACCGAGTTCTCCCAGCTCACCTACCACGAGGCCATGCTGGTCCCGGGGTACGCGCTGGCCGAGAAGCTGGACAAGGTGCTGATCATCGGTTCCGGTGAGGGCGTCGCCTCGCAGATGTCGGCGGCGGCGGGCGCTTCGCTCGTCGATCACGTGGATATCGATCAGCTGGAGGTGGAGCTGTGCGCCAAGCACCTCCCCTACGGTTACTCCGAGGCGGATCTGGCCGAGGCGGTCGCGCAGACCGGCCCGATCAAGATGCACTACGCCGACGGCTGGGATTTCCTGGCCAAGGCGGAGGCCGCGGGCGTGCGCTACGACATGATCTGTATCGACCTGCCGGATGAGCGGGTCGAGGACGCGCAGCACAATCGCCTGTACGAGGATGACTTCCTCAACCGCTGTAAGGCGATTCTGTCCGAGGGTGGTGTGCTGGCGGCCCAGGCCGGTTGTCAGACCATGTGGCGCAATGAAACCCTCAAGCGTTCGTGGACCCGCTTCCACAACCTGTTCGAAACCGTGGTCCCGTATGTCAGCGACGAGCACGAGTGGACCTTCATCTTCGGTACCCCGAAGGCCATCGAGGATCCGGTCGCCAAGATGACCGCCACCCTGTCGACTCTGCCCTACAAGGCGGAGACCATCGACGAGCGCGCGATCGTGCGCGGCGCCATCGAACCGCACGCCCTGCGTGTGGGCGCGACGGTCGGCTAG
- a CDS encoding cyclopropane-fatty-acyl-phospholipid synthase family protein — MGDKATVAEAFLPLLHAAVGRESPVRFEFWDGSVIAPAGECAGVMRVRSKDALRHLVWAPGELGLGRALVSGEVDLEGDIFVLLRALQSTAPRDARLGLDAAWQALGAARRLGALGRRPEIPPEEARPVRGGLHTKRRDAAAISHHYDVGNDFYRLVLGPSMTYSCARFVGPDDDGHSAADPSVSLEDAQRAKHDLICRKLGLDNRPGMRLLDVGCGWGAMAMHAAATYDAQVVGVTISGAQAELARARIAGAGLSDRIEIRLQDYRDLRGEQFDAISSIGMFEHVGTERAAEYFTTLRSLLRPEGRLLNHAISSSGGSVIGSRSFVGRYVFPDGELMDVGETILAMERAGFEVRDVESLREHYALTLRNWVANLESAWPQAVSLSSEGRARVWRLYMAASALGFEDGGLGLHQVLAVVPDPSGRTGMPATRRAWS, encoded by the coding sequence ATGGGCGATAAGGCAACCGTCGCGGAAGCGTTCCTACCCCTACTACACGCCGCGGTGGGGCGCGAGTCGCCGGTGCGATTCGAATTCTGGGACGGCAGCGTGATCGCGCCGGCGGGGGAGTGCGCCGGGGTCATGCGGGTGCGATCCAAGGACGCGCTGCGGCATTTGGTCTGGGCCCCAGGCGAACTCGGGCTGGGACGGGCACTGGTCTCCGGCGAGGTGGACCTCGAGGGTGACATCTTCGTACTGCTGCGCGCACTACAGTCCACCGCACCCCGCGATGCCCGCCTCGGCCTCGATGCGGCTTGGCAGGCACTCGGCGCGGCCCGGCGACTGGGGGCGCTCGGTCGCCGACCGGAAATCCCGCCCGAGGAAGCCCGGCCCGTGCGCGGCGGACTGCACACCAAACGCCGGGACGCCGCCGCCATCAGCCATCACTACGACGTCGGCAACGACTTCTATCGGCTCGTACTCGGCCCCAGCATGACCTACTCCTGCGCCCGCTTCGTCGGACCGGACGACGACGGCCACAGCGCCGCGGACCCGAGCGTCTCACTCGAGGACGCCCAGCGCGCCAAACACGATCTGATCTGCCGCAAACTGGGCTTGGACAACCGCCCCGGTATGCGCCTGCTCGATGTCGGATGTGGTTGGGGCGCAATGGCAATGCATGCCGCCGCGACCTACGACGCCCAGGTCGTCGGCGTCACCATCAGCGGCGCGCAAGCCGAACTGGCCCGTGCGCGCATAGCCGGCGCGGGCCTGTCCGACCGCATCGAGATCCGCCTCCAGGACTACCGCGACCTGCGCGGGGAACAATTCGACGCCATCTCCTCGATCGGAATGTTCGAACACGTGGGAACCGAACGCGCCGCCGAATACTTCACCACCCTGCGCTCCCTGCTGCGCCCAGAAGGCCGCCTGCTCAACCACGCCATCTCCTCATCGGGCGGATCGGTGATCGGCAGCCGCTCCTTCGTCGGCCGTTACGTCTTCCCCGACGGTGAACTCATGGATGTGGGCGAAACCATCCTCGCCATGGAACGCGCGGGCTTCGAGGTCCGCGACGTGGAATCCCTGCGCGAGCACTACGCCCTGACCCTGCGCAATTGGGTAGCCAACCTGGAAAGTGCTTGGCCGCAAGCAGTTTCGCTGTCCAGCGAAGGCCGGGCCCGCGTTTGGCGGCTCTATATGGCAGCCTCCGCCCTCGGCTTCGAAGACGGCGGCCTCGGCCTGCATCAAGTGCTCGCCGTCGTACCGGATCCGAGCGGCCGTACCGGTATGCCCGCGACCCGTCGCGCCTGGAGCTGA